The following DNA comes from Synergistaceae bacterium.
GCCGTGTCTCAAAAATAGTCATCATAAACAGCAAGAGAAAAATCGGCATAGTAAACACCGATAAATTCAAGATAAATACACTGTCGCCATAGAGGTTAAATACCTTGCTAATCAAGCCGTAAGACAATGCAATCCAAGTTAATCCTGAGATCAGATAGAGTGAATAAAGAATATTTTCTTTTCTGCTCGTCGCGAAATACAGCAAACCGTTGTAAAACACTAGCGCCAGCATCATGCCGACCAGTACAGCTATATCCAGATGCCTGCCTACTAGCGCTCTTCGCGAGTGCTCCTCATCGTAGATTTCTGAAGCAAACCACTGGTGTGAGTAGACGTGGCTGCGCACGTACAGAACAGTAGTATCTTCGGCAGGCACAACAAAAGGATAAACCACTGCGCCGCGGTACATCAGAGGGTGATCACTTGCTTGATTGAGGTCTAGCAAAGTTTGCTTGGTTAAACCTTCAGAGCGCTCTTCGACTATTTGGATCGATCGCACGTGATAAGCTTTAGGTAAATTCAGGAAAAGATTCTTATCTTGTTGTTTTGAATTGTAGAGCCTAATTCGGTACCAAGTCACTGTGGCTTGAGTGCCAAGGGTCGTGGTACTCGTTGTGTTCTGAAACGCCTCTTGGCGAACTGATTGATAGTCGAGCAACTGTGAATCATCGATGAAATATTCAATTGGGAAACTCGTCAGCTGAACGGTTTCTTGGCCGACATTTACAACCGGTGATGCTTGAGCAGCAACACAAAAAAACCAAAGAACAAGACTGGAGAACATCACTTTGCAGCAAACCCGCTGCGAGAGCCTTTCAGGTGTCGAAAAGACCTTATTATTCATAACACACCCCAAACTTGCATAAACAGCTGTTG
Coding sequences within:
- a CDS encoding GGDEF domain-containing protein; translation: MFSSLVLWFFCVAAQASPVVNVGQETVQLTSFPIEYFIDDSQLLDYQSVRQEAFQNTTSTTTLGTQATVTWYRIRLYNSKQQDKNLFLNLPKAYHVRSIQIVEERSEGLTKQTLLDLNQASDHPLMYRGAVVYPFVVPAEDTTVLYVRSHVYSHQWFASEIYDEEHSRRALVGRHLDIAVLVGMMLALVFYNGLLYFATSRKENILYSLYLISGLTWIALSYGLISKVFNLYGDSVFILNLSVFTMPIFLLLFMMTIFETRQFYLKEHRALQAVLGLLVAAFLYGLVDITQALKPAAILA